In one window of Erwinia tasmaniensis Et1/99 DNA:
- the baeS gene encoding envelope stress sensor histidine kinase BaeS produces the protein MLAKLRIGITAKLFAAILSTCMLVLVTMHWGVRLSFEHGFVDYIKRGNEQRLILLANALGDEYQQHGSWDFLRNNNKLVYNILHSLEQNPDANAQLPPHGWRTPFWIIDRQSTVMIGPRTPLPPESSRRSITTGDGTVVGWVIGSPPERLTRSADINFDQQQRRTSWMIVGLTMLLAALVTWLMSRGLLAPVKRLVEGTHHLAAGNFTSRVEASSRDELGRLAQDFNRLASTLEKNESMRRAFMADISHELRTPLAILRGELEAIQDGVRKLTPQSIMSLQGEVATLTKLVDDVHQLSLSDEGALAYRKGHTDLVPLLELASGNFRHLFTQHPLTLTLSLPQQAAQFGDPDRLIQLFTNLLENSLRYTDPGGTLHITLLSSSDGNLLHFDDSAPGIGDRQREQIFDRFYRADASRSRASGGSGLGLAICQNIVEAHDGTIVADHSAAGGVRITIHLPSKTH, from the coding sequence ATGTTGGCTAAATTACGTATTGGGATTACCGCCAAACTGTTCGCCGCCATCTTATCCACCTGCATGTTGGTGCTGGTCACCATGCACTGGGGGGTACGGCTCAGTTTCGAGCACGGCTTTGTTGACTATATCAAACGCGGCAACGAGCAGCGGCTGATCCTGCTGGCCAATGCGCTGGGCGATGAGTATCAGCAGCACGGCAGCTGGGATTTTCTGCGTAATAACAACAAGCTGGTCTATAACATCCTGCACTCGCTGGAACAGAACCCGGACGCTAACGCCCAGCTGCCGCCTCACGGCTGGCGCACGCCGTTCTGGATCATCGATCGCCAATCCACGGTGATGATCGGACCGCGTACGCCGCTACCGCCAGAAAGCTCACGACGGAGTATTACCACCGGCGATGGTACGGTGGTGGGCTGGGTGATTGGCTCTCCTCCCGAACGGCTGACGCGCAGCGCCGATATCAACTTTGACCAGCAGCAAAGGCGCACCAGTTGGATGATCGTCGGCCTGACGATGCTGCTGGCCGCGCTGGTCACCTGGCTGATGTCTCGCGGGCTGCTGGCTCCGGTTAAACGGCTGGTCGAGGGGACACACCACCTTGCCGCCGGGAATTTTACCAGCCGGGTTGAGGCCTCCAGCCGGGACGAACTGGGCAGGCTGGCACAGGACTTTAACCGCCTGGCCAGCACGCTGGAAAAAAACGAAAGCATGAGGCGGGCCTTTATGGCCGACATTTCCCACGAGCTACGCACCCCGCTGGCGATCCTGCGTGGCGAGCTGGAAGCAATCCAGGACGGCGTGCGCAAACTGACTCCCCAATCGATTATGTCTTTACAGGGCGAGGTCGCGACATTAACCAAACTGGTTGATGATGTGCACCAGCTGTCGCTCTCCGATGAAGGGGCGCTCGCCTATCGTAAAGGCCACACCGATCTCGTACCGCTACTGGAGCTGGCATCGGGGAACTTTCGCCATCTTTTTACACAGCATCCGCTAACCCTGACCCTCTCACTGCCGCAGCAGGCGGCCCAGTTTGGCGATCCGGACCGCCTGATACAGCTGTTTACCAATCTGTTGGAAAACAGTCTGCGCTATACCGACCCCGGCGGCACGTTGCATATCACCCTGCTGTCATCTTCTGACGGCAATTTGCTGCACTTTGATGACAGTGCACCAGGGATCGGCGATCGGCAGCGGGAACAGATTTTTGACCGCTTCTATCGGGCGGACGCCTCGCGCAGCCGTGCCAGCGGCGGCTCGGGGCTGGGGCTGGCTATCTGCCAGAATATCGTCGAAGCTCATGACGGGACCATCGTTGCCGATCACTCCGCTGCCGGAGGGGTAAGAATTACGATACACTTGCCGTCTAAAACTCATTGA
- a CDS encoding MdtA/MuxA family multidrug efflux RND transporter periplasmic adaptor subunit — MNIPRRFPLIALTIVILLAIAALYWWHGHSTSSTAHGQQSAKSRAGGALPPVQAADAVRQSVPQYLSGLGTVIAANTVTLRSRVDGNLVALHFSEGQEVKAGQLLAEIDPRPYQVALMQAEGQLAKDRATLDNARRDLARYEKLAQTHLVSTQDLDTQRARVSETLGTIKADEGSVASARLNLTYSRVTAPIAGRVGLKQVDVGNYVSSGDTNGIVVIAQTHPIDLIFSLPENDITRILSAQKNGTLPVEAWDRSNTTLLTQGMLLSMDNQIDSTTATVKLKARFENQDDSLFPNQFVNARLKIGTLENAVVIPAAALQMSNDGSFVWVINSDNKVSKKIVAPGLQDSEKVVISAGLEAGEKVVTDGIDRLTDGAQVEVVPAQATPLTAGKTIQPAKGASD, encoded by the coding sequence ATGAATATACCCCGCCGTTTTCCGCTTATTGCCCTGACGATCGTCATCCTGTTGGCGATTGCCGCGCTTTACTGGTGGCACGGTCACAGTACCTCCTCAACGGCACACGGACAGCAGAGTGCCAAAAGCCGTGCCGGAGGAGCCCTGCCGCCGGTGCAGGCCGCTGATGCCGTGCGCCAGAGCGTGCCACAGTATCTCTCAGGGCTAGGCACCGTCATCGCAGCCAATACCGTGACGCTCCGCAGCCGGGTCGATGGCAACCTGGTCGCGCTGCATTTTAGCGAAGGGCAAGAGGTTAAGGCCGGGCAGCTGCTGGCGGAAATCGACCCGCGCCCGTATCAGGTGGCGCTGATGCAGGCCGAGGGACAGCTGGCAAAAGACCGGGCAACGCTTGATAATGCTCGCCGCGATCTTGCCCGCTATGAAAAGCTGGCGCAAACCCATCTGGTATCCACCCAGGACCTGGACACCCAGCGCGCGCGCGTGAGCGAAACGCTTGGCACGATCAAGGCGGATGAGGGCAGCGTGGCGAGTGCCAGGCTCAATCTTACCTACAGTCGCGTCACGGCGCCGATAGCTGGCCGGGTCGGCCTGAAGCAGGTTGATGTCGGCAACTATGTCAGCAGCGGCGATACCAATGGGATTGTGGTGATTGCCCAGACTCATCCTATCGATCTGATTTTCAGCCTGCCGGAAAACGATATCACCCGCATTCTTAGCGCACAGAAAAACGGCACGCTGCCGGTAGAAGCCTGGGATCGCAGTAACACAACCCTGCTGACTCAGGGCATGTTGCTCAGTATGGATAACCAGATCGACAGCACGACCGCCACCGTCAAGCTGAAAGCGCGCTTTGAAAATCAGGACGACAGCCTGTTCCCCAACCAGTTTGTTAACGCGCGCCTGAAGATCGGCACGCTGGAAAATGCCGTCGTTATCCCGGCAGCGGCATTGCAGATGAGCAACGACGGCAGTTTTGTCTGGGTGATTAACAGCGATAACAAGGTCAGCAAAAAAATCGTTGCCCCCGGTCTGCAGGACAGTGAAAAAGTGGTGATAAGCGCCGGTCTGGAAGCCGGTGAGAAAGTGGTGACTGACGGTATTGACCGCCTGACCGATGGCGCGCAGGTGGAAGTGGTGCCCGCGCAGGCCACGCCGCTCACCGCCGGAAAAACGATCCAGCCAGCTAAAGGAGCCAGCGACTGA
- the baeR gene encoding envelope stress response regulator BaeR, whose amino-acid sequence MNQARTIPLILIVEDEPKLGQLMIDYLQAANYHTHHLLRGDEVVDWVKLHAPDLVLLDLMLPGMDGLSVCRELRSFSELPVVMVTAKIEEIDRLLGLEIGADDYICKPFSPREMVARVKAILKRCQRGSQKTLPVSPLQVDEQRFQASWDDKPLDLTPAEFRLLKTLSQQPGKVFSREQLLNHLYDDYRVVTDRTIDSHIKNLRRKLEALDAEQPFIRAVYGIGYRWESDSCRLI is encoded by the coding sequence ATGAACCAGGCCCGCACCATCCCGTTGATTTTGATCGTTGAAGACGAGCCAAAACTTGGGCAGCTGATGATTGACTATTTGCAGGCCGCTAATTATCACACCCATCATCTGCTGCGCGGGGATGAAGTGGTGGATTGGGTGAAGCTGCACGCCCCGGACCTGGTGCTGCTGGATCTGATGCTGCCGGGAATGGACGGGCTGTCGGTATGCCGTGAGCTGCGCAGCTTTTCCGAACTGCCGGTGGTGATGGTTACCGCAAAAATCGAAGAGATCGACCGTCTGCTCGGGCTGGAGATCGGCGCGGATGACTACATCTGCAAGCCCTTCAGCCCACGGGAAATGGTGGCACGGGTGAAAGCTATCCTTAAGCGCTGCCAGCGCGGTTCGCAGAAAACGCTTCCGGTTTCGCCGCTGCAGGTTGATGAACAACGCTTTCAGGCAAGCTGGGATGATAAACCGCTCGACCTCACTCCGGCCGAGTTTCGCCTGCTAAAAACGCTGTCGCAGCAGCCGGGCAAGGTGTTTTCACGCGAACAGCTGCTGAACCATTTGTATGATGACTATCGGGTCGTAACCGATCGCACCATCGACAGCCATATTAAAAATTTGCGCCGTAAGCTCGAGGCGCTGGATGCCGAACAACCGTTTATTCGTGCGGTATACGGCATCGGCTATCGCTGGGAGTCAGATAGCTGTCGTTTGATTTAG
- a CDS encoding MdtB/MuxB family multidrug efflux RND transporter permease subunit encodes MQVMPPTPGGGPSRQFILRPVATTLLMIAILLAGIMGYRALPVSALPEVDYPTIQVVTLYPGASPDVVTSAITAPLERQFGQMSGLKQMSSQSSGGASVVSLQFQLALPLDVAEQEVQAAINAATNLLPGDLPNPPVYSKVNPADPPIMTLAVTTTSLPMTQVADMVETRVAQKISQVSGVGLVTLSGGQRPAVRVKLNAQALAALGITSEAVRSAISSANVNSAKGSLDGPDRSITLSANDQIKTVEGYRQLIISYQNGAPVRLGDVATVEQGAENSWLGAWANRQPAIVLNVQRQPGANIIATADDIRRMLPSLTASLPKSVEVKLLSDRTTNIRASVHDVQFELILALALVVMIIYLFLRNAAATLIPAVAVPLSLVGTFAAMYFFGFSINNLTLMALTIATGFVVDDAIVVVENISRYIEKGEKPLAAALKGAGEIGFTIISLTFSLIAVLIPLLFMGDIVGRLFREFALTLAVAILISAVVSLTLTPMMCARLLSAESLRQQNRFSRASEALFERIIARYGRLLQRVLNHPWMTLGVAIGTMAIAVLLWVAIPKGFFPLQDNGIIQGTLQAPQSVSYLSMTQRQQAVASVIMKDPAVQSLTSFVGVDGSNQAINSGRLQINLKPLDERADRVPEVIARLQRQVAQLPGIKLYLQPVQDLTIDTQASRTQYQFTLQADSLDALSLWVPRLLTSLHALPELQDVSSDWQDQGLEAYIRVDRDSASRLGISLADVDNALYNAFGQRLVSTIYTQANQYRVVLEHDTAATPGLAALQSIRLKSSDGGSVPLSAIASVEQRHGALSINHLDQFPSTTFSFNVSPDFSLEQAVNAISQAEKTLAMPSDIITRFQGSTLAFQAALSNTVWLIVAAIVAMYIVLGVLYESFIHPVTILSTLPTAGVGALLALMVSGSELDVIAIIGIILLIGIVKKNAIMMIDFALAAEREQGMTPREAIYQACLLRFRPILMTTLAALFGALPLMLSQGVGAELRRPLGTAMVGGLVVSQVLTLFTTPVIYLLFDRLSRAVRRRPAAREAV; translated from the coding sequence ATGCAGGTCATGCCTCCAACGCCTGGCGGCGGGCCATCCCGCCAGTTTATTCTACGTCCGGTCGCCACCACGCTGCTGATGATCGCCATCCTACTGGCCGGGATCATGGGCTACCGCGCCCTGCCGGTTTCCGCCCTGCCGGAGGTGGATTACCCCACCATCCAGGTGGTGACGCTCTATCCGGGCGCCAGCCCGGACGTGGTGACCTCGGCGATCACCGCCCCGCTGGAACGCCAGTTCGGGCAGATGTCCGGCCTGAAACAGATGTCCTCACAAAGCTCGGGCGGCGCTTCGGTAGTCAGCCTGCAGTTCCAGCTGGCATTACCGCTGGACGTAGCCGAGCAGGAGGTGCAGGCGGCCATTAACGCCGCGACTAACCTGCTGCCGGGTGATTTACCCAACCCGCCGGTCTACAGCAAGGTGAACCCCGCCGATCCGCCAATTATGACGCTGGCCGTCACCACCACCAGTCTGCCGATGACACAGGTTGCCGATATGGTGGAAACCCGCGTGGCGCAGAAAATTTCTCAGGTCTCCGGCGTGGGGCTGGTGACGCTTTCCGGCGGGCAGCGCCCGGCGGTGCGGGTAAAACTCAACGCACAGGCGCTGGCCGCGCTGGGGATCACCAGTGAAGCGGTGCGCAGCGCGATTAGCAGCGCCAACGTTAATTCGGCGAAGGGTAGCCTGGATGGCCCCGACCGCTCGATTACGCTTTCCGCCAACGATCAAATCAAAACCGTGGAAGGCTACCGCCAGCTGATTATCAGCTATCAAAACGGCGCGCCGGTGCGTCTTGGCGATGTGGCAACGGTAGAACAGGGCGCAGAAAATAGCTGGCTCGGTGCCTGGGCCAACCGCCAGCCGGCCATCGTGCTGAACGTGCAGCGCCAGCCGGGGGCGAATATCATTGCCACCGCCGATGATATTCGCCGGATGCTGCCGTCACTGACCGCCTCGCTGCCAAAATCGGTCGAGGTTAAGCTGTTGAGCGATCGCACCACGAATATTCGTGCCTCGGTACATGACGTGCAGTTCGAGCTGATTCTGGCGCTGGCGCTGGTGGTCATGATTATCTACCTGTTTCTGCGCAACGCGGCGGCCACCCTGATCCCTGCCGTGGCGGTGCCGCTGTCGCTGGTGGGCACCTTTGCCGCGATGTATTTCTTCGGCTTCTCCATTAACAATCTGACGCTGATGGCGTTGACCATTGCTACCGGCTTTGTCGTCGATGACGCTATCGTGGTGGTGGAAAATATCTCACGTTACATTGAAAAAGGTGAAAAGCCGCTGGCGGCGGCGCTGAAGGGCGCGGGTGAAATCGGCTTCACGATTATCTCCCTCACCTTCTCACTGATTGCGGTGCTGATCCCGCTGCTGTTTATGGGCGATATCGTTGGTCGCCTGTTCCGCGAATTTGCCCTTACCCTTGCCGTGGCCATCCTGATCTCGGCCGTTGTCTCCCTGACGCTGACGCCGATGATGTGCGCGCGACTGTTAAGCGCCGAATCTCTGCGCCAGCAAAACCGTTTCTCGCGCGCCAGCGAAGCGCTGTTTGAACGCATTATTGCCCGCTATGGTCGCCTGTTGCAGCGGGTGCTTAACCATCCCTGGATGACGCTCGGCGTGGCGATCGGCACGATGGCCATCGCCGTGCTGCTGTGGGTGGCTATCCCAAAAGGCTTTTTCCCGCTGCAGGATAACGGCATTATTCAGGGCACGTTGCAGGCGCCGCAGTCGGTCTCATATCTCAGTATGACGCAGCGCCAGCAGGCGGTAGCTTCGGTGATTATGAAAGACCCGGCGGTACAAAGCCTGACCTCTTTTGTTGGCGTCGACGGCAGCAATCAGGCGATCAATAGCGGACGGCTGCAAATCAATCTGAAGCCGCTGGACGAACGCGCCGACCGTGTTCCTGAGGTGATCGCCCGTCTGCAACGGCAGGTTGCACAGCTGCCCGGCATCAAGCTTTACCTGCAGCCGGTACAGGATCTGACCATTGATACCCAGGCCAGCCGCACCCAGTACCAGTTCACCCTTCAGGCCGATTCTCTGGATGCCCTCAGCCTTTGGGTGCCCAGGCTGCTCACATCGCTGCACGCGTTGCCCGAACTACAGGACGTGAGCAGCGACTGGCAGGATCAGGGGCTGGAGGCGTATATTCGCGTTGACCGTGACAGTGCCAGCCGCCTCGGCATTTCACTCGCCGACGTCGACAATGCGCTGTATAACGCATTCGGCCAGCGGCTGGTATCGACTATTTACACCCAGGCCAACCAGTATCGCGTCGTTCTGGAGCACGATACGGCGGCCACACCGGGGCTGGCGGCGCTACAAAGTATTCGCCTGAAGAGCAGCGACGGTGGCAGCGTTCCGCTCAGCGCCATTGCCAGCGTCGAACAACGTCATGGCGCACTCAGCATTAATCATCTCGATCAGTTCCCGTCCACCACCTTCTCATTTAACGTGAGTCCTGACTTTTCGCTGGAGCAGGCGGTAAATGCCATTAGCCAGGCGGAGAAGACGCTGGCGATGCCTTCAGACATCATCACCCGATTCCAGGGCAGCACGCTGGCCTTTCAGGCGGCACTTTCCAATACCGTTTGGCTGATCGTCGCCGCTATCGTGGCGATGTATATCGTGCTGGGCGTGCTGTATGAGAGCTTTATTCATCCCGTCACCATCCTGTCTACTCTGCCAACCGCCGGCGTGGGTGCCCTGCTGGCACTGATGGTGAGCGGCAGCGAGCTGGACGTGATCGCCATCATCGGCATTATTTTGCTGATTGGCATCGTGAAGAAGAACGCCATCATGATGATCGACTTTGCGCTGGCCGCCGAACGTGAACAGGGGATGACGCCGCGTGAAGCCATTTACCAGGCCTGCCTGCTGCGCTTTCGCCCGATCCTGATGACCACGCTGGCCGCGCTGTTCGGCGCGCTGCCGTTGATGCTCAGTCAGGGTGTCGGTGCCGAGCTCCGTCGTCCACTCGGCACCGCAATGGTTGGCGGGCTGGTGGTCAGTCAGGTGCTCACGCTGTTCACCACGCCGGTGATTTATCTGCTGTTCGACCGCCTGTCTCGCGCCGTTCGGCGTCGACCGGCCGCGCGGGAGGCAGTGTGA
- the mdtC gene encoding multidrug efflux RND transporter permease subunit MdtC, with product MRFFSLFIHRPVATWLLTLTIVLAGFLGFRLLPVAPLPQVDFPVIVVTASLPGASPEIMASSVATPLERALGRIAGVSEMTSSSSLGSTHVILLFDFDRDINGAARDVQGAINAAQSLLPSGMPNRPSYRKVNPSDAPIMIMTLTSDTYSPGQLYDYASTKLAQRLAQIDGVGDVTVGGSSLPAVRVDLNPQALFNQGVSLDAVRSTIANANVRKPQGAIEDSQLRWWIKTNDELHTAAEYRPLVIHYRNGAAVRLQDVATVTDSVQDVRNAGMSNARPAVLLVIRKSPQANIIDTVDRIRGEVPELRNTLPASIGLDIAQDSSRTIRASLHEVEQSLAISVGLVVLVVFAFLRSGRATLIPAVAVPVSLIGTFAAMYLCGFSLNNLSLMALTVATGFVVDDAIVVLENISRHVEAGMKPLLAALKGVREVGFTVISMSISLVAVFLPLLLMDGIIGRFFKEFAITLSVSIAISLVISLTLTPMMCARLLRPNAPRQQPRLRGFGRILMAIQRGYGRGLHWVLDHARWGLLVFVATLGLTVYLYISIPKTFMPEQDTGRLMGFIQADQSISFQAMRGKLETFMRIVRDDPAVESVVGFTGGSDTNSGSMFIALKPLSARSDNAQQVISRLREKLTKEPGANLWLMAVQDIRIGARQSNAGYQYSLLSDSLDDLRQWEPKIRRAFSALPELVDVNSDQQDKGAEMALTYDRTSMARLGIDVADVNDLLNNAFGQRQISTIYQPLNQYKVVMGVDPRYSQDISALNQMYLINKEGRSIPLSAFAKWQPANAPLSVEHEGLSAASTISFNLPEGVSLSQASAAIERSVTSLGVPASVRGSFSGTAAVFEQTQSSQLWLILAAIATVYIVLGILYESYVHPLTILSTLPSAGVGALLALELFNAPFSLIALIGILLLIGIVKKNAIMMVDFALQAQRQEGMTAREAIFQASLLRFRPIIMTTLAALLGALPLALGSGDGAELRQPLGITIVGGLVMSQLLTLFTTPVVYLYMDKLRRRPRWLPVEEKS from the coding sequence GTGAGATTTTTTTCCCTGTTTATTCATCGCCCGGTGGCGACCTGGCTGCTAACGTTAACCATTGTGCTGGCCGGGTTTCTCGGCTTCCGCCTGCTGCCGGTGGCACCGCTGCCGCAGGTGGATTTCCCGGTGATCGTCGTGACCGCCTCACTGCCCGGCGCTTCGCCGGAGATTATGGCCTCCTCGGTAGCCACGCCGCTGGAGCGCGCGCTGGGGCGCATTGCGGGCGTTAGTGAAATGACCTCAAGCAGTTCGCTGGGCAGCACCCATGTGATCCTGCTGTTTGACTTCGATCGCGATATCAACGGCGCGGCGCGCGATGTTCAGGGCGCGATCAACGCCGCCCAGAGCCTGTTGCCCAGCGGCATGCCGAATCGACCCAGCTACCGCAAGGTTAATCCGTCCGATGCCCCCATCATGATTATGACGCTGACTTCGGATACCTACTCTCCCGGACAGCTTTATGACTACGCATCGACGAAGCTGGCGCAACGGCTGGCGCAAATCGACGGCGTTGGCGACGTCACCGTCGGAGGCAGTTCACTGCCGGCGGTACGCGTCGATCTCAATCCGCAGGCGCTGTTTAATCAGGGCGTTTCGCTGGATGCGGTGCGCTCCACTATCGCGAATGCCAACGTGCGTAAACCGCAGGGAGCCATTGAAGATAGCCAGCTGCGCTGGTGGATAAAAACCAATGATGAGCTGCATACCGCCGCCGAATATCGCCCGCTGGTGATCCACTATCGCAACGGCGCGGCGGTACGCTTGCAGGATGTGGCGACCGTCACCGACTCGGTACAGGATGTGCGCAACGCCGGGATGTCCAACGCGCGCCCGGCCGTGCTGTTGGTGATCCGCAAGTCGCCGCAGGCGAATATCATCGATACCGTTGACCGCATTCGCGGTGAAGTGCCTGAACTGCGTAATACCCTTCCTGCGTCTATCGGCCTGGACATCGCCCAGGACAGCTCCCGAACCATTCGCGCCTCGCTGCATGAGGTGGAGCAATCGCTGGCTATTTCCGTTGGGCTGGTTGTGCTGGTGGTGTTTGCTTTTCTGCGCTCGGGCCGGGCCACGCTTATCCCGGCCGTTGCGGTGCCGGTCTCGCTGATCGGCACCTTTGCCGCCATGTACCTGTGCGGCTTCAGCCTCAATAACCTGTCGCTGATGGCGCTGACCGTCGCCACCGGTTTTGTGGTCGACGATGCGATTGTGGTACTGGAAAACATCTCGCGCCACGTCGAAGCGGGCATGAAGCCGCTGCTGGCGGCGCTGAAGGGAGTGCGTGAAGTGGGCTTCACGGTGATTTCCATGAGTATCTCGCTGGTGGCGGTGTTTCTTCCCCTGCTGCTGATGGACGGGATCATCGGGCGTTTTTTCAAAGAGTTTGCCATTACGCTGTCGGTATCGATTGCCATATCACTGGTCATTTCACTGACGCTGACGCCGATGATGTGCGCAAGACTGTTGCGGCCTAACGCGCCGCGCCAGCAGCCGCGCCTGCGTGGCTTTGGTCGGATACTTATGGCTATTCAACGGGGTTATGGCCGTGGGCTGCACTGGGTGCTGGATCATGCCCGCTGGGGGCTACTGGTCTTTGTTGCCACTCTCGGCCTGACGGTTTATCTGTATATTTCCATTCCAAAAACCTTTATGCCGGAACAGGATACCGGGCGCCTGATGGGCTTTATTCAGGCTGACCAGAGCATCTCTTTCCAGGCGATGCGCGGCAAGCTGGAAACCTTTATGCGCATCGTGCGTGACGACCCGGCGGTGGAGAGCGTGGTGGGCTTTACCGGCGGTTCGGATACCAACAGCGGGTCGATGTTTATCGCGCTGAAGCCATTATCCGCGCGTAGCGACAACGCGCAGCAGGTGATTTCCCGCCTGCGAGAAAAGCTGACGAAAGAGCCGGGTGCCAACCTTTGGCTAATGGCGGTGCAGGATATTCGTATCGGCGCGCGCCAGTCCAACGCGGGCTATCAGTATTCGCTGCTCTCCGACAGCCTAGACGATTTGCGCCAGTGGGAGCCGAAGATCCGCCGCGCTTTCTCCGCCCTGCCTGAACTGGTCGACGTTAACTCTGACCAACAGGATAAAGGCGCAGAGATGGCCCTGACCTACGACCGCACCAGCATGGCGCGGCTGGGCATCGACGTCGCCGATGTCAACGACCTGCTGAATAACGCCTTCGGCCAGCGCCAGATTTCTACCATTTATCAGCCGCTCAATCAGTACAAGGTGGTGATGGGAGTGGATCCCCGTTACAGCCAGGACATCAGCGCACTGAACCAAATGTACCTGATCAATAAGGAAGGTCGATCGATACCGCTATCCGCTTTTGCAAAATGGCAGCCGGCCAATGCCCCGCTGTCGGTCGAACACGAAGGATTATCGGCCGCCTCGACCATCTCATTTAACCTGCCGGAAGGGGTCTCACTATCTCAGGCTTCAGCCGCCATCGAGCGCAGCGTCACTTCGCTCGGCGTGCCAGCCAGCGTGCGCGGCAGTTTTTCCGGTACGGCGGCGGTATTTGAACAGACGCAGAGCAGCCAGCTTTGGCTGATCCTCGCGGCGATCGCCACGGTCTATATCGTGCTGGGTATCCTGTATGAGAGCTACGTTCACCCGCTGACGATCCTCTCCACCCTGCCCTCGGCAGGGGTGGGGGCGCTGCTGGCGCTGGAACTGTTTAACGCGCCGTTCAGCCTGATTGCACTGATTGGCATTCTGCTGCTAATTGGTATCGTCAAGAAGAACGCCATTATGATGGTCGATTTTGCCCTTCAGGCACAACGTCAGGAGGGAATGACCGCACGCGAGGCCATTTTCCAGGCCAGCCTGCTGCGTTTTCGCCCGATTATCATGACCACGCTGGCGGCTCTGCTCGGCGCCCTGCCGCTGGCGCTCGGCAGCGGGGACGGCGCGGAACTGCGCCAGCCGCTGGGGATTACCATTGTCGGTGGGCTGGTAATGAGCCAGCTACTGACGCTGTTCACCACGCCGGTGGTCTATCTTTATATGGATAAACTGCGGCGCAGACCGCGCTGGCTGCCAGTAGAGGAGAAAAGCTGA
- the trhP gene encoding prephenate-dependent tRNA uridine(34) hydroxylase TrhP, with the protein MFKPELLSPAGTLKNMRYAFAYGADAVYAGQPRYSLRVRNNEFNHQNLATGIDEAHALGKKFYVVVNIAPHNAKLKTFIRDLEPVVAMRPDALIMSDPGLIMLVREAFPQMPIHLSVQANAVNWATVTFWQQMGLSRVILSRELSLDEIAEIRQQVPEMELEIFVHGALCMAYSGRCLLSGYINRRDPNQGTCTNACRWEYNVQEGREDEIGNIVHRQQPDAVQQVEPTLGVGQPTDKVFMIEEALRPGEYMTAHEDQHGTYIMNSKDLRAVAHVERLTQMGIHSLKIEGRTKSYYYCARTAQVYRRAIDDAAAGKPFDSGLLTTLEGLAHRGYTEGFLRRHTHDSYQSYDAGYSVSERQQFVGEFTGLRRGPLAQVDVKNKFSVGDSLELMTPAGNINFVLTRMENGKAQQTEVAPGNGHLVWLPLPEEVDLRWALLMRNLSGSDTRQPYATGTEKKVS; encoded by the coding sequence ATGTTTAAACCGGAACTGCTTTCTCCGGCCGGGACACTGAAAAATATGCGTTACGCGTTCGCGTATGGCGCAGACGCCGTGTATGCCGGTCAGCCTCGCTACAGCCTGCGCGTGCGCAATAACGAATTCAACCATCAGAACCTGGCGACCGGGATCGACGAAGCGCACGCGCTCGGTAAAAAATTCTATGTGGTGGTCAATATTGCGCCGCATAATGCCAAGCTTAAAACCTTTATCCGTGACCTGGAGCCGGTGGTCGCCATGCGGCCCGATGCGCTAATCATGTCCGATCCCGGCCTGATTATGCTGGTGCGTGAGGCTTTTCCACAGATGCCGATCCATCTGTCGGTTCAGGCTAATGCGGTTAACTGGGCTACGGTGACGTTCTGGCAGCAGATGGGGCTGAGCCGGGTGATCCTGTCACGAGAGCTGTCGCTGGATGAGATTGCTGAAATACGCCAGCAGGTGCCGGAGATGGAGCTGGAGATTTTTGTCCACGGCGCGCTGTGTATGGCATATTCCGGCCGCTGCCTGCTTTCCGGCTATATCAACAGGCGCGATCCCAATCAGGGCACCTGCACAAACGCCTGCCGCTGGGAATATAACGTGCAGGAAGGCAGGGAGGACGAGATCGGCAATATCGTACACCGCCAGCAGCCTGACGCTGTGCAGCAGGTTGAACCCACTCTCGGCGTGGGTCAACCCACCGATAAAGTCTTTATGATCGAGGAAGCGCTGCGGCCAGGCGAATATATGACCGCTCACGAAGACCAGCACGGCACCTATATCATGAACTCAAAGGATCTGCGCGCCGTTGCCCACGTGGAGCGCCTGACGCAGATGGGCATTCATTCTCTGAAAATTGAAGGTCGGACAAAGTCTTACTATTACTGTGCGCGCACCGCCCAGGTTTATCGCCGCGCCATCGACGACGCCGCCGCAGGAAAACCGTTTGATTCCGGACTGTTAACCACGCTGGAAGGGCTGGCGCACCGTGGCTACACCGAAGGCTTCCTGCGCCGTCATACCCATGACAGCTATCAGAGCTACGATGCCGGCTATTCCGTTTCTGAACGCCAGCAGTTTGTCGGAGAGTTCACCGGCCTGCGCCGTGGCCCGTTGGCACAGGTGGACGTAAAAAATAAATTTAGCGTTGGCGACAGCCTGGAATTAATGACGCCGGCTGGGAATATCAATTTTGTCCTGACCCGAATGGAGAACGGCAAAGCGCAGCAGACGGAAGTGGCGCCGGGAAACGGTCATCTGGTCTGGCTGCCGCTCCCGGAAGAGGTTGATTTACGCTGGGCGCTCTTAATGCGTAACCTTTCTGGAAGCGATACACGCCAGCCTTACGCAACGGGAACGGAAAAAAAAGTTTCATAA